The genomic DNA ACGGCGCCGAGGGCGCGGCAAACGCCGAGGGCGCCGCTGCACCCGGTAAAGTCGCCGACACCGGGAGTGCGGCTGTCACCCGCAGCCGGCCTGCTCCGGCCGAGGTCGAGGCGGAAGCCGATCTGGTCGGGACCGGGAGGGTGAAGGCCAGCCCGGTTGCACGCCGGATGGCTCGGAACCTCGGTATCGAGCTCGCCGGAGTCACGGGGAGCGGCCCCGGGGGTCGAGTGGTCAAGAGGGACGTGGAGGCTGCCCGGGAATCCGCCGTCGCCGCCGCGACCCGGGCAACCGCCCAGGTCCTGCCGCAGGTGACCGCCGCGGAGGGACCCGAGTTCACCGACCTAGCCGTCTCGCAGTTGCGCAAGACGATCGCCCGTAGGCTGGGAGAGTCGGTCGGACCGGTTCCGACCTTCTTCCTGACGGTCACCGTCGACGCCACCCGACTGCTAGCCGCTCGGAAGTCCCTGAACACCATGCTCCAGGGCGGCGGCCTCAAGGTCTCGGTGAACGATTTCGTGCTCAAGGCGGCGGCGGTCTCACTCCACCGGCATCCGGAGTGCAACTCGCACTGGATGGGCGAAAGCATCCGCAGGCACAATCGCGTTCACCTGGGGGTCGCCGTGGCCGTCGAGGACGGGCTCATCACACCCGTCGTCCGCGATGCGAACCTCAAAGGCATAGCTCATATCGGTGCGGAAGTGCGTGAGCTGGCCGGTCGGGCGCGCGAGAAGCGGCTGATGCCCGAGGAGTACACGGGATCGACCTTCTCCGTGTCGAACCTGGGCATGTTCGGGATCCACGAGTTCACCGCCATCATCAATCCGCCGGAGGCGGGCATACTCGCAATAGGCGGGATCGAGGATACCGTCGTGGTCGAAGACGGCGAGATCGTCGTCGAACCCCGGATGCGCGTCACCATGAGCTG from Gemmatimonadota bacterium includes the following:
- a CDS encoding pyruvate dehydrogenase complex dihydrolipoamide acetyltransferase, which translates into the protein MATKVHMEALSPTMEEGQLVRWLKSEGDSVASGDILAEIETDKAVMELVARGEGRLLRVMLAEGGTAEVGAVIGVIGSDGEDVSAIAGPAGGGSANSGATSDGAEGAANAEGAAAPGKVADTGSAAVTRSRPAPAEVEAEADLVGTGRVKASPVARRMARNLGIELAGVTGSGPGGRVVKRDVEAARESAVAAATRATAQVLPQVTAAEGPEFTDLAVSQLRKTIARRLGESVGPVPTFFLTVTVDATRLLAARKSLNTMLQGGGLKVSVNDFVLKAAAVSLHRHPECNSHWMGESIRRHNRVHLGVAVAVEDGLITPVVRDANLKGIAHIGAEVRELAGRAREKRLMPEEYTGSTFSVSNLGMFGIHEFTAIINPPEAGILAIGGIEDTVVVEDGEIVVEPRMRVTMSCDHRVIDGAQGARFLATLKAMLEEPAGMAL